One window of the Pseudomonas knackmussii B13 genome contains the following:
- a CDS encoding methyl-accepting chemotaxis protein gives MTDMVATAVNEMGSTVQEIARNAEQAASASQQARSEAGEARQVVGGSLQHSQRMSDEIGHAAGVVGDLADQVAGIDQVLAVIRGISEQTNLLALNAAIEAARAGELGRGFAVVADEVRTLAGRTQGSTDEIQAMIQRLKQGADLAVSSMQSGQAATGEGLQASRRAGESLGSIADQVERISDINHQVAAATEEQSAVTEEINRNVQGIADLARATAGEVHQGREQCQTLRSLADDLQRQMGQFRL, from the coding sequence ATGACCGACATGGTGGCCACTGCGGTCAACGAAATGGGCAGCACCGTGCAGGAAATCGCGCGCAACGCCGAACAGGCTGCCAGCGCTTCGCAGCAAGCGCGCAGCGAGGCCGGCGAGGCTCGCCAGGTGGTCGGCGGCTCGCTGCAGCACAGCCAGCGCATGTCCGACGAGATCGGCCACGCGGCAGGGGTGGTCGGCGACCTCGCCGATCAGGTTGCCGGCATCGACCAGGTGCTGGCGGTGATCCGTGGCATCTCCGAGCAGACCAACCTGCTGGCGCTCAACGCCGCCATCGAGGCGGCGCGCGCCGGTGAACTGGGTCGCGGCTTCGCCGTGGTGGCTGATGAGGTACGTACCCTGGCCGGGCGCACCCAGGGCTCCACCGACGAGATCCAGGCCATGATCCAGCGCCTGAAGCAGGGCGCGGACCTCGCCGTCAGCTCCATGCAGTCGGGCCAGGCGGCCACCGGCGAGGGCCTGCAGGCCAGCCGCCGCGCCGGCGAGTCCCTCGGCTCCATCGCCGACCAGGTGGAGCGCATCAGCGACATCAACCACCAGGTCGCCGCGGCCACCGAGGAACAGTCGGCGGTCACCGAGGAGATCAACCGCAACGTCCAGGGCATCGCCGACCTCGCCCGCGCCACCGCCGGCGAAGTGCACCAGGGCCGCGAACAGTGCCAGACCCTGCGCAGCCTGGCCGACGACCTGCAGCGGCAGATGGGGCAGTTCCGCCTGTAG